The following are encoded together in the Mumia sp. Pv4-285 genome:
- a CDS encoding alpha/beta fold hydrolase — translation MSIVYSRRGTGEPLVLVHGIGHRKEAWNPVVDLLAAHHDVIAIDLPGFGASPALPKVGADSMVDFVDALEKFVADLGLVQPHVVGNSLGGAIALELAARGTVRTATALSPAGFWTEPGRLWAFLLLMSLKGTSGAPDKVVRGIATRRWARAAAMSTLFAHPGRIEPDDFLGDTFALRDCTAFTRVLRSGARYRYDGRPSVPTTVAWGTKDRILLPSQAQEARRRLPWATHVSLPDCGHVPMIDAPELIADLVVEQARAARAAA, via the coding sequence GTGAGCATCGTCTACTCCCGACGCGGAACCGGCGAGCCGCTCGTGCTCGTCCACGGGATCGGCCACCGCAAGGAGGCGTGGAACCCGGTCGTCGACCTGCTCGCCGCCCACCACGACGTCATCGCGATCGACCTGCCAGGATTCGGGGCGTCGCCCGCGCTCCCCAAGGTGGGAGCCGACTCGATGGTCGACTTCGTCGACGCGCTCGAGAAGTTCGTCGCCGATCTCGGCCTCGTACAGCCGCACGTCGTCGGCAACTCGCTCGGCGGTGCGATCGCCCTCGAGCTGGCGGCACGAGGAACGGTTCGTACGGCCACCGCGCTGTCGCCGGCCGGGTTCTGGACCGAGCCGGGTCGCCTGTGGGCGTTCCTGCTGCTCATGAGCCTCAAGGGCACGTCAGGAGCGCCCGACAAGGTGGTCCGCGGCATCGCGACCCGACGCTGGGCGCGCGCCGCGGCGATGTCGACGCTGTTCGCCCACCCCGGACGCATCGAGCCCGACGACTTCCTCGGCGACACCTTCGCGCTCCGCGACTGCACGGCGTTCACGCGCGTGCTCCGGTCGGGCGCGAGATACCGCTACGACGGGCGCCCGTCGGTCCCGACGACGGTGGCCTGGGGGACGAAGGACCGGATCCTCCTGCCGTCCCAGGCCCAGGAGGCGCGCCGACGGCTGCCCTGGGCCACCCACGTCTCGCTGCCCGACTGCGGTCACGTCCCGATGATCGATGCGCCCGAGCTGATCGCGGACCTGGTCGTCGAGCAGGCCCGCGCCGCCCGCGCCGCCGCCTGA